Proteins encoded together in one Mycolicibacter minnesotensis window:
- a CDS encoding valine--tRNA ligase, which produces MTDTSNAANTDHLPKSWEPGAVEDAIYQRWVDAGYFTADPTSDKPGYSIVLPPPNVTGSLHMGHAMDHTLMDVLTRRKRMQGYEVLWLPGMDHAGIATQSVVERQLAADGKTKEDFGRELFIDKVWDWKRESGGTIGGQMRRLGDGVDWSRERFTMDDGLSRAVRTIFKRLYDAGLIYQAERLVNWSPVLQTAISDLEVKYEDIEGELVSFRYGSLDDAEPHIVVATTRLETMLGDTAIAVHPDDDRYRGLVGSSLPHPFLDREIAVVADAHVDPEFGTGAVKVTPAHDPNDFEIGMRHQLDMPTILDERARITGTGTQFDGMDRFEARVAVREALAAQGRIVAEKRPYLHSVGHSERSGEVIEPRLSMQWWVDVSSLAKAAGDAVRDGDTVIHPKSLEPRWFAWVDDMHDWCISRQLWWGHRIPIWHGPNGEKVCVGPDETPPEGWEQDPDVLDTWFSSGLWPFSTMGWPDATPELEKFYPTSVLVTGYDILFFWVARMMMFGTFVGGDDVLPNGKVPFQNVFLHGLIRDEHGRKMSKSKGNGIDPLDWVETFGADALRFTLARGASPGSDLSIGEDHARASRNFVTKLFNATRFALMNGAALAPLPAAAELTDADRWILGRLEEVRAEVDSAFDGYEFGRACESLYHFAWDEFCDWYVELAKTQLGQGITHTTAVLAAVLDNLLRLLHPVIPFVTETLWQELTGAESLVIADWPTASELAFDQVAVQRITDMQKLVTEVRRFRSDQGLRDRQKVPARLTGIEEADLATQVASVASQAWLTEPGDGFTPSATVEVRLGAGAKTSTVVVELDTSGTVDVAAERRRLEKDLAAAHKELEATSAKLGNEAFLAKAPDAVVEKIRGRQQLANDEVERITARLAGLT; this is translated from the coding sequence GTGACTGACACTTCCAACGCCGCCAACACCGATCACCTGCCCAAGTCTTGGGAGCCGGGTGCGGTCGAGGACGCGATCTACCAGCGTTGGGTCGATGCCGGCTATTTCACCGCGGACCCCACCAGCGACAAGCCGGGCTATTCGATCGTGCTGCCGCCGCCGAACGTCACCGGCAGCCTGCACATGGGCCACGCCATGGACCACACCCTGATGGACGTGCTGACCCGTCGTAAGCGGATGCAGGGCTATGAGGTGTTGTGGCTGCCGGGCATGGACCACGCCGGCATCGCCACGCAGAGCGTGGTGGAACGCCAGCTGGCCGCCGATGGCAAGACCAAGGAAGACTTCGGCCGCGAGCTGTTCATCGACAAGGTGTGGGACTGGAAGCGGGAGTCCGGCGGCACCATCGGTGGCCAGATGCGCCGGCTCGGCGACGGCGTGGACTGGAGTCGCGAACGATTCACCATGGACGACGGCCTGTCGCGGGCCGTGCGCACGATCTTCAAGCGGCTCTACGACGCCGGGCTGATTTACCAGGCTGAACGGTTGGTCAACTGGTCGCCGGTGCTTCAGACCGCGATCAGCGACCTCGAGGTGAAGTACGAAGACATTGAGGGTGAGTTGGTGTCGTTCCGATACGGCTCGCTCGATGACGCAGAGCCGCACATTGTGGTGGCCACCACCCGGCTGGAGACCATGCTCGGTGACACCGCGATCGCGGTACATCCCGACGACGACCGGTACCGAGGCCTGGTGGGCAGCTCACTGCCGCACCCGTTCTTGGACCGCGAGATCGCGGTAGTCGCCGACGCTCACGTCGATCCCGAATTCGGCACCGGGGCGGTCAAGGTCACCCCCGCTCACGACCCCAACGACTTTGAGATCGGGATGCGGCACCAGCTGGACATGCCAACGATCTTGGACGAACGTGCACGGATCACCGGAACCGGAACACAGTTCGACGGCATGGACCGTTTCGAGGCCCGGGTCGCGGTGCGCGAAGCGTTGGCGGCGCAAGGTCGCATCGTCGCCGAGAAGCGGCCCTACCTGCACAGTGTCGGGCATTCCGAGCGCAGCGGCGAGGTCATTGAGCCGCGGCTGTCCATGCAGTGGTGGGTCGACGTCTCTTCGCTGGCCAAGGCCGCCGGTGACGCCGTCCGCGACGGCGACACGGTGATCCACCCCAAGAGTCTGGAACCGCGCTGGTTCGCCTGGGTCGACGACATGCACGACTGGTGCATCTCTCGGCAGCTCTGGTGGGGGCACCGCATCCCGATCTGGCACGGGCCCAATGGCGAGAAGGTCTGCGTCGGCCCGGACGAGACCCCGCCGGAAGGCTGGGAGCAGGACCCCGACGTGCTGGACACCTGGTTCTCCTCGGGGTTGTGGCCGTTCTCCACGATGGGCTGGCCGGACGCCACCCCGGAGTTGGAGAAGTTCTATCCGACCAGCGTTCTGGTGACCGGCTACGACATCCTGTTCTTCTGGGTGGCGCGGATGATGATGTTCGGCACCTTCGTCGGTGGCGATGACGTGCTGCCCAACGGCAAAGTTCCGTTCCAGAATGTGTTTCTGCACGGCCTGATTCGCGACGAGCACGGCCGCAAGATGAGCAAGTCCAAGGGCAACGGCATCGATCCGCTGGATTGGGTTGAGACGTTCGGCGCCGACGCCCTGCGGTTCACCCTGGCCCGCGGTGCCAGCCCCGGCAGTGACCTCTCGATCGGGGAGGACCACGCTCGGGCGTCGCGCAACTTCGTAACCAAGCTGTTCAACGCGACCCGATTCGCGCTGATGAACGGCGCCGCCCTGGCGCCGCTTCCCGCGGCCGCGGAGCTGACCGACGCCGACCGGTGGATCCTGGGGCGCCTGGAAGAGGTTCGCGCCGAAGTGGATTCGGCGTTCGATGGTTATGAATTCGGGCGGGCCTGCGAGTCGCTGTACCACTTCGCCTGGGACGAGTTCTGTGACTGGTATGTCGAGTTGGCTAAAACCCAGCTGGGGCAGGGGATTACGCACACGACCGCGGTTCTGGCGGCGGTGCTCGACAACCTGTTGCGACTGCTTCACCCGGTGATCCCATTTGTCACCGAAACGCTGTGGCAGGAACTCACCGGCGCCGAGTCGCTGGTGATCGCGGATTGGCCGACGGCCTCGGAGCTCGCGTTCGACCAGGTTGCCGTGCAACGGATCACCGACATGCAGAAGCTGGTGACCGAGGTGCGCCGATTCCGCAGCGACCAGGGACTGCGCGACCGGCAGAAGGTTCCGGCCCGGCTGACCGGCATCGAGGAGGCCGACCTGGCCACCCAGGTAGCGTCGGTGGCCTCGCAGGCCTGGCTGACCGAGCCCGGTGACGGATTCACGCCGTCGGCCACTGTCGAGGTCAGGCTGGGCGCCGGTGCGAAGACGAGCACCGTGGTCGTCGAACTGGACACCTCCGGCACCGTCGACGTCGCCGCTGAGCGTCGGCGGCTGGAGAAGGATCTGGCCGCCGCACACAAGGAGCTCGAGGCCACCTCGGCGAAGCTGGGCAATGAGGCGTTCCTGGCCAAGGCGCCGGACGCGGTGGTCGAGAAGATCCGCGGTCGCCAGCAGCTGGCCAACGACGAGGTGGAGCGGATCACTGCGCGTCTGGCGGGCCTGACGTGA
- the mobA gene encoding molybdenum cofactor guanylyltransferase gives MTAGRLAGVVLAGGASRRMGRDKATLTVPGRFAGLSLVQHLVSVVAQRCDPVFVVAAQGQQLPDLAAHVLRDEVPGLGPLPAIGLGLRAAALHGALRAFVCAVDMPFLTPDLIDELGTESSESEADIVLPTAGRDHYLAGVYRTALADVVEAMVAAGERRVGALVDRGSVRRVMFTDASPLANLNSVDDINGLL, from the coding sequence ATGACAGCCGGTCGGTTGGCCGGTGTCGTGCTGGCCGGCGGCGCATCGCGCCGGATGGGCCGCGATAAGGCCACGCTGACCGTGCCGGGCCGCTTCGCCGGCTTGAGCCTGGTGCAACATCTTGTGTCGGTGGTGGCGCAGCGTTGCGATCCGGTCTTCGTGGTGGCGGCCCAAGGGCAGCAGCTGCCCGACCTGGCGGCACACGTGCTGCGTGACGAGGTCCCCGGGCTGGGCCCATTGCCAGCCATCGGGCTGGGGTTGCGCGCTGCGGCGCTCCACGGTGCTCTTCGCGCCTTTGTCTGTGCGGTCGACATGCCTTTTCTGACACCGGACCTGATCGACGAGTTGGGCACGGAGTCGAGCGAGTCCGAGGCCGACATCGTGTTGCCGACCGCAGGGCGTGACCACTATCTGGCGGGGGTCTATCGCACCGCCTTGGCCGACGTTGTCGAGGCCATGGTTGCGGCGGGGGAACGACGCGTGGGCGCCCTGGTCGACAGGGGCAGCGTCCGGCGCGTCATGTTCACCGACGCATCCCCCTTGGCCAATCTCAACTCGGTCGACGATATCAACGGGTTGCTCTGA
- a CDS encoding DUF732 domain-containing protein: protein MNAEEPTRESASAPARQEFAEQLAWSTDAAVPELVERRPLGRPLRWFLTSVGVVGIAVGAFLAGHAGRPATTLTSVTTVTETATPAPEPAIGGAPLGIDAHYLQLLAQHNITSHNASDTIRGAYQMCADLASGKTPEQVADGLTPPSSGRSGHVATRNDMMGYVMLTTGVYCPQYAQ from the coding sequence GTGAACGCCGAAGAACCGACCCGAGAATCCGCCTCTGCACCGGCCCGTCAGGAGTTCGCGGAGCAACTCGCATGGTCAACCGACGCCGCGGTACCCGAGCTGGTCGAGCGCCGGCCGCTGGGCCGGCCGCTGCGCTGGTTCCTGACCAGTGTCGGCGTCGTCGGTATCGCTGTCGGCGCGTTCTTGGCCGGTCACGCCGGCCGGCCCGCGACAACCCTCACCTCAGTCACGACCGTCACCGAGACGGCCACGCCGGCACCCGAACCGGCGATCGGCGGAGCTCCACTCGGGATCGACGCGCACTATCTGCAGTTGCTCGCCCAGCACAACATCACCTCGCACAACGCCTCGGACACGATCCGTGGCGCTTACCAGATGTGCGCAGACCTGGCCAGCGGCAAGACCCCCGAGCAGGTCGCCGACGGGCTGACGCCGCCAAGCAGCGGCCGGTCCGGACATGTAGCTACCCGCAACGACATGATGGGCTACGTGATGCTCACCACCGGGGTCTACTGCCCCCAATACGCGCAATAG
- a CDS encoding DUF937 domain-containing protein yields the protein MAGLDDLFAQIPIQDIANQLGADSSEVDSTIRTLVPVLVGGLSQNAQDPGQADSIVNSAATFAAAGLLDNALGASQSEGQQVISTIFGGNDTSQVASALSGAGAGNNDLLQKLLPIIAPIVLAYIGKQLTGQKAEPAQEQASGGGLGDVLGSILGGMAGGSAPKNQSMGSILGNMIGGKTGGAIGDILGGLLGGKK from the coding sequence ATGGCCGGCCTCGACGATCTCTTCGCTCAGATCCCCATCCAAGACATCGCCAACCAGCTCGGCGCCGACTCGAGTGAAGTCGACAGCACCATTCGCACCCTGGTGCCGGTACTTGTCGGTGGGTTGAGCCAGAACGCCCAAGACCCGGGTCAAGCCGACAGCATCGTCAACTCTGCCGCCACCTTCGCGGCCGCTGGGCTGTTGGACAACGCCCTGGGTGCCAGCCAGTCCGAAGGACAGCAGGTGATCTCCACCATCTTCGGCGGCAATGACACCAGCCAGGTCGCGTCGGCGCTGTCGGGCGCCGGTGCCGGCAACAACGATCTGCTGCAGAAGCTGCTGCCGATCATCGCGCCGATCGTGCTGGCCTACATCGGCAAGCAACTGACCGGCCAGAAGGCCGAGCCGGCCCAGGAACAGGCTTCCGGCGGCGGCCTCGGCGACGTTCTGGGCAGCATTCTGGGCGGTATGGCCGGTGGCAGTGCCCCCAAGAACCAGTCGATGGGCAGCATCCTGGGCAACATGATCGGCGGCAAGACCGGCGGCGCGATCGGCGACATCCTCGGCGGTCTGCTCGGCGGGAAGAAGTAG
- a CDS encoding transglycosylase family protein, with protein sequence MKNVRKPLTLAAVAGALVTGAIALSEATARADSVNWDAIAACESGGNWSINTGNGYYGGLQFNSGTWRANGGSGMPHNASRSEQIRVAENVLRSQGIGAWPVCGRRG encoded by the coding sequence TTGAAGAACGTCCGCAAGCCCCTCACCTTGGCGGCGGTCGCCGGCGCCCTCGTCACCGGCGCGATCGCGCTGTCCGAGGCCACCGCCAGAGCTGACAGCGTCAACTGGGACGCCATCGCGGCCTGCGAGTCGGGCGGCAACTGGTCGATCAACACCGGCAACGGCTACTACGGCGGCCTGCAGTTCAACTCGGGAACCTGGCGCGCCAACGGTGGCAGCGGCATGCCGCACAACGCCAGCCGTTCCGAGCAGATCCGGGTTGCCGAGAACGTTCTGCGCAGCCAGGGCATCGGCGCCTGGCCGGTGTGCGGCCGTCGCGGCTGA
- a CDS encoding DUF4233 domain-containing protein → MTEQSAAPDPWRGFRGVMAATLILEAITVLLALPVVSVVGGGLTPFSLTYLIGLALVLLLLAGVQGRTWAIWANLAVQSVLVAGFVVYPGVGVMGLVFTAVWVLIAYFRAVVLRRS, encoded by the coding sequence ATGACTGAACAATCAGCCGCACCTGATCCCTGGCGTGGTTTTCGCGGCGTGATGGCCGCCACGCTGATATTGGAGGCCATTACGGTGCTGTTGGCGCTGCCGGTGGTCAGCGTCGTGGGGGGCGGTCTGACGCCGTTCTCGCTGACGTATCTGATCGGCCTGGCCCTGGTGCTGCTGCTGCTCGCGGGAGTCCAGGGCCGGACCTGGGCGATTTGGGCCAATCTGGCCGTGCAGTCGGTGCTGGTGGCCGGGTTCGTGGTCTATCCCGGTGTGGGGGTGATGGGCTTGGTGTTCACCGCGGTGTGGGTGCTCATCGCTTACTTCCGTGCCGTGGTCTTGCGACGCTCGTGA
- the folC gene encoding bifunctional tetrahydrofolate synthase/dihydrofolate synthase codes for MGTTEPTPDEIAALLQVEHLLDQRWGETTIEPSLTRINALLELLGSPQRSYPSIHVAGTNGKTSVVRMIDALLMAFSRRTGRTTSPHLQSAVERIAIDGQPISPARYVETYAEIEPFVQMVDASSQADGGPAMSKFEVLTGMAFAAFADAPVDVGVVEVGMGGRWDATNVVGAPVAVITPIGMDHVDYLGDDLAGIAAEKAGIIHRSSDDLVDTVAVIARQVPEVMEVLLAQSVRADAAVARENSEFAVRSRQLAVGGQLLELQGLGGVYTDIFLPLHGEHQAHNAVLALAAVEAFFGAGAERQLDLDTVRAGFAAVRSPGRLERMRSSPTVFIDAAHNPAGAAVLAQALAEDFDFRYLVGIVSVMGDKDVDGILAALEPAFDRIVVTHNGSPRALDVEMLTVAAARWFGDDRVVTTETLEDAIDAATALVDEFDSEGEASGAGIVITGSVVTAGAARSLFGKDPE; via the coding sequence ATCGGAACCACGGAGCCCACCCCCGACGAGATCGCGGCACTGCTGCAGGTTGAGCACTTGCTCGATCAGCGTTGGGGCGAGACCACGATCGAACCGAGCCTGACCCGGATCAACGCCCTGCTGGAACTGCTCGGCTCCCCGCAGCGCAGCTATCCCTCCATCCACGTCGCCGGCACCAACGGCAAGACCTCGGTGGTTCGGATGATCGACGCGCTCCTGATGGCCTTCAGCCGTCGTACGGGGCGGACCACCAGCCCGCATCTGCAGTCGGCGGTGGAACGCATCGCCATCGATGGCCAGCCGATCAGCCCGGCACGCTACGTGGAGACCTACGCCGAGATCGAGCCCTTCGTGCAGATGGTCGATGCGTCCTCGCAGGCCGACGGCGGGCCGGCCATGAGCAAATTCGAGGTGCTCACCGGCATGGCGTTCGCGGCATTCGCCGACGCCCCGGTCGATGTTGGTGTGGTGGAGGTCGGCATGGGCGGCCGCTGGGACGCCACCAATGTCGTCGGCGCGCCGGTGGCGGTGATCACCCCGATCGGAATGGACCACGTCGACTACCTCGGCGACGACCTCGCCGGGATCGCGGCGGAGAAGGCCGGAATCATCCATCGATCGTCGGATGATCTGGTCGACACCGTGGCCGTGATCGCCCGCCAGGTGCCGGAGGTCATGGAGGTGTTGCTGGCGCAGTCCGTCCGGGCCGACGCCGCGGTGGCTCGGGAGAACTCAGAGTTCGCGGTGCGTAGCCGCCAACTCGCGGTCGGCGGGCAGCTGCTGGAACTGCAGGGCTTGGGCGGGGTGTATACCGACATCTTCCTGCCTCTGCACGGTGAGCACCAGGCGCACAATGCGGTGCTGGCGCTGGCTGCGGTGGAGGCATTCTTCGGCGCGGGTGCTGAACGTCAGCTCGACCTCGACACCGTTCGGGCGGGCTTCGCCGCGGTGCGCAGCCCCGGACGGCTGGAGCGAATGCGTAGTTCGCCTACGGTCTTCATCGACGCCGCGCACAATCCGGCCGGTGCCGCCGTGCTGGCCCAGGCCTTGGCCGAGGACTTCGACTTCCGCTATCTGGTCGGGATCGTCAGTGTGATGGGCGATAAGGACGTGGACGGAATTCTGGCGGCGTTGGAGCCGGCTTTCGATCGAATTGTTGTGACCCACAACGGTTCTCCTCGGGCCCTGGATGTCGAGATGCTCACCGTGGCAGCGGCGCGGTGGTTCGGTGACGATCGGGTGGTCACCACGGAGACGCTGGAAGACGCGATCGACGCGGCGACCGCCCTGGTCGATGAATTCGATTCTGAGGGGGAAGCCTCGGGAGCTGGAATCGTGATCACCGGATCGGTGGTCACCGCCGGGGCCGCTCGATCCCTGTTCGGGAAGGACCCGGAATGA
- the ndk gene encoding nucleoside-diphosphate kinase, whose translation MTERTLVLIKPDGVNRRLVGEIINRIEKKGLTLAALELRPVQQAVARQHYAEHDGKAFFASLLDFITSGPVVAAVVEGPRAIEAFRQLAGGTDPVAKATPGTIRGDFGLETQFNLVHGSDSPESAEREIALWFPDLKPSVQTSPMTLA comes from the coding sequence ATGACTGAGCGGACGTTGGTACTGATCAAGCCGGACGGCGTAAACCGTCGGTTGGTGGGCGAGATCATCAACCGGATCGAGAAGAAGGGCCTGACGTTGGCGGCCCTGGAACTGCGGCCCGTGCAACAGGCGGTGGCCCGGCAGCACTACGCCGAGCACGACGGCAAGGCGTTCTTCGCCTCTTTGCTGGACTTCATCACCTCGGGCCCGGTGGTCGCTGCCGTGGTGGAGGGCCCGCGCGCGATCGAGGCGTTCCGGCAGCTCGCCGGTGGAACCGACCCGGTGGCCAAGGCCACCCCGGGGACCATTCGCGGCGATTTCGGCTTGGAGACCCAATTCAACTTGGTGCACGGCTCGGACTCGCCGGAGTCGGCCGAGCGCGAGATCGCGCTGTGGTTTCCCGACTTGAAGCCCTCGGTGCAGACGTCGCCGATGACCCTGGCCTGA
- a CDS encoding saccharopine dehydrogenase family protein: MSDTSRELDVILYGVTGFAGKLTAQYLARAGGGARIGLAGRSAARLRAVRDQLGAAARDWPIVVAEADQPATLDAMAARTRVVITTVGPYTRYGMPLVAACAAAGTDYVDLTGETLFVRESIDRYHEQAAASQARIVHGCGFDSIPSDISVYALYRAAHDDGTGELLDTDLVVRGASGGASGGTLASMVEFLGTTAGDPQAQRQLRDPHTLSSDRRAEPRLGSEPDLSWRRGGDIAAELDGIWTAGFAMAPVNTRIVRRSNGLLGWAYGRRFRYAEHLSCGSSAAAPALAGLATGLSKASFAVGGHLVRLVPPALLERILPKPGTGPSQSRRENGYYRIETYTTTSGGARYRVEMAQQGDPGYQATSVLLGESALALALDRDALPDRYGVLTPAAAMGDVLLARLPAAGVTLEVTRLH, from the coding sequence GTGTCCGACACCTCACGTGAGCTCGACGTCATCCTCTATGGCGTCACCGGATTCGCGGGGAAGCTGACCGCTCAGTACCTGGCTCGGGCCGGCGGCGGCGCCCGAATCGGATTGGCGGGCCGGTCTGCGGCGCGGTTGCGCGCGGTCCGCGACCAACTCGGCGCTGCCGCCCGAGATTGGCCGATCGTGGTAGCCGAGGCAGACCAACCCGCCACGCTGGATGCGATGGCGGCCCGTACCCGAGTAGTCATCACCACCGTCGGCCCCTACACCCGCTATGGCATGCCCTTGGTGGCAGCCTGCGCCGCGGCCGGCACCGATTACGTCGACCTCACCGGGGAGACGCTGTTCGTGCGGGAGAGCATCGACCGCTACCACGAGCAGGCCGCCGCCAGCCAGGCCCGGATCGTGCATGGCTGCGGCTTCGACTCCATCCCGTCGGACATCAGCGTGTATGCCCTGTATCGGGCGGCCCACGATGACGGCACGGGCGAGTTGCTCGACACCGACCTTGTGGTGCGGGGAGCCTCCGGCGGGGCATCCGGTGGCACGCTCGCCTCGATGGTGGAGTTCCTGGGCACTACCGCCGGAGACCCGCAGGCTCAGCGACAGCTTCGCGATCCCCACACACTGAGCTCCGATCGGCGCGCCGAACCTCGTTTGGGTTCCGAGCCCGATCTGTCCTGGCGGCGGGGCGGCGATATCGCGGCGGAACTGGACGGCATCTGGACGGCCGGTTTCGCTATGGCGCCCGTCAACACCCGGATCGTGCGCCGTAGCAACGGCCTGCTGGGCTGGGCCTACGGTCGCCGTTTCCGCTACGCCGAGCACCTGAGCTGCGGCTCGTCAGCCGCCGCACCTGCTCTGGCCGGGTTGGCGACCGGGTTGAGCAAGGCGAGCTTCGCCGTCGGGGGGCACCTCGTGCGGCTGGTGCCGCCCGCGCTACTCGAACGGATCTTGCCTAAACCGGGAACCGGACCCAGCCAAAGCCGCCGCGAGAACGGCTACTACCGCATCGAGACCTACACCACGACGAGCGGCGGAGCACGCTACCGCGTGGAGATGGCGCAGCAGGGTGACCCCGGCTATCAAGCCACCTCGGTGCTTCTGGGCGAGAGCGCGCTGGCGCTGGCGCTGGACCGAGACGCCCTGCCCGATCGCTACGGTGTGCTCACTCCGGCGGCCGCGATGGGCGACGTACTGCTGGCCAGGCTGCCTGCGGCGGGCGTGACACTCGAGGTCACCCGGCTGCACTGA